The Chloroflexia bacterium SDU3-3 genome includes a region encoding these proteins:
- a CDS encoding GNAT family N-acetyltransferase: MHITPAQIEDAPAILALQRRAFQREAELYGSADIPPLTQSLPELEAELATCVALVARDVEGGPILGAVRASQRGGVVAIARLMVEPGAQGRGIGTRLLAAIEAQFPHARRYALFTGQRSQANIRMYQRCGYRIAREQQVDAALTLVHMEKLPATIEPGQVAALFNLLHDGYIAAHRAHTGGALTLTVAIPYLAERIAPGYTALAVTLLDASGVRLLPWARPGNPAPVPTADLGPTLDDQPDILSATQIEGIDAILLRYDGPPDDGCYLLIPPTPARVRDEAGRCYTFDELAKIAEGYWQKFANPASGE; the protein is encoded by the coding sequence ATGCACATCACACCCGCACAAATCGAAGACGCCCCGGCCATCCTGGCGCTCCAGCGCCGCGCCTTCCAGCGCGAGGCCGAGCTGTACGGCAGCGCCGACATCCCGCCGCTCACCCAGAGCCTGCCCGAGCTAGAGGCCGAGCTGGCCACGTGCGTTGCGCTGGTCGCCCGCGATGTGGAGGGCGGGCCGATCCTCGGCGCGGTGCGCGCCAGCCAGCGGGGCGGTGTGGTGGCCATCGCGCGGCTGATGGTGGAGCCGGGGGCGCAGGGGCGCGGCATCGGCACGCGGCTGCTGGCCGCCATCGAGGCCCAGTTCCCCCACGCGCGGCGCTACGCGCTGTTCACTGGGCAGCGCAGCCAGGCCAACATCCGCATGTACCAGCGCTGCGGCTACCGCATCGCCCGCGAGCAGCAGGTGGATGCGGCGCTAACCCTGGTGCACATGGAGAAGCTGCCCGCCACCATCGAGCCGGGGCAGGTCGCCGCGCTGTTCAACCTCCTCCACGACGGCTACATCGCCGCGCACCGCGCCCATACGGGCGGCGCGCTCACGCTCACCGTGGCGATCCCCTACCTGGCCGAGCGGATCGCCCCCGGCTACACCGCGCTCGCCGTCACGCTGCTCGACGCCAGCGGCGTGCGGCTGCTGCCCTGGGCCAGGCCCGGCAACCCCGCGCCAGTGCCCACAGCCGACCTCGGCCCAACCCTAGATGACCAGCCCGACATCCTCAGCGCCACTCAGATCGAAGGCATAGACGCCATCCTGCTGCGCTACGACGGCCCGCCCGATGACGGCTGCTACCTGCTCATCCCGCCCACGCCCGCCCGCGTGCGCGACGAGGCCGGGCGCTGCTACACATTCGACGAGCTGGCGAAGATCGCCGAGGGGTACTGGCAGAAGTTCGCAAATCCCGCCTCAGGGGAGTAA
- a CDS encoding YbjN domain-containing protein, whose amino-acid sequence MISRSQAAFHLHNKLERYLQQKNVDYTIDKDGDIVLQQGSTQVFVRAVDWSESQTVVRLFSPISLQITRFSSEIGQRILEENYKLLFGKFSLDTNNKTIWFEHALLGDYIDPEEFISAIVAIAMTADEYDEMISNMVGGKRAIDL is encoded by the coding sequence ATGATATCCCGATCACAGGCAGCTTTTCACCTTCACAACAAATTAGAACGATATCTACAGCAAAAGAATGTTGATTATACTATTGACAAAGATGGCGATATCGTACTACAGCAAGGAAGCACGCAAGTTTTTGTAAGGGCCGTCGACTGGAGTGAATCTCAAACTGTGGTAAGGCTATTTTCACCCATTAGCCTACAAATAACCAGGTTTTCTAGTGAGATCGGCCAGAGAATATTAGAAGAAAACTATAAGCTGCTGTTTGGAAAATTCTCACTTGATACAAACAACAAAACGATATGGTTCGAGCATGCGCTGCTCGGTGACTATATCGATCCTGAAGAGTTCATCAGCGCTATTGTAGCCATAGCTATGACAGCCGATGAGTATGATGAGATGATCTCAAATATGGTTGGTGGAAAACGCGCTATTGATCTCTAA
- a CDS encoding amidohydrolase — MLRQAQSLQDEMVRLRREIHRHPELAFQEVRTAQLVADTLREIGGIDVRTGVGKTGVVGTLSSGSGPVIGIRADMDALPILEASGAEYSSQEAGKMHACGHDAHTAILLGTAHLLKQQMAEQGLKGTVKFLFQPAEEDLGGEEMSGAPMMIRDGALEGLDAVIALHVDSTAPLGEISLRGQYASAAVDSFKAWITGSGGHGAYPHETTDPLWTLGPVMMALHGIVARRINPMQPAVMSLGEIHGGSASNVIPGEVYIHGTLRSFDAQVREQLLAEVERALGVARALGCDYRIEVERGYPAGANDPRVSEWIAQVARDTLGPDSVDTTRLGMGAEDFAYMTQAAPGAMFMLGAALPDGVLRAHHTAIFNIDERALSHGAAILAETTRRFLTGEVKL, encoded by the coding sequence ATGCTTCGCCAAGCACAGAGCCTTCAGGACGAGATGGTACGCCTGCGCCGCGAGATCCACCGCCACCCCGAGCTGGCCTTCCAGGAGGTGCGCACCGCCCAGCTGGTGGCCGACACGCTGCGCGAGATCGGCGGGATCGACGTGCGGACGGGCGTGGGCAAGACCGGCGTGGTGGGCACGCTCTCCAGCGGCAGCGGCCCGGTAATCGGCATCCGCGCCGACATGGACGCGCTGCCCATCCTAGAGGCCAGCGGGGCCGAGTACAGCTCGCAGGAGGCGGGCAAGATGCACGCCTGCGGCCACGACGCCCACACCGCCATCCTGCTGGGCACCGCCCACCTGCTCAAGCAGCAGATGGCCGAGCAGGGCCTGAAGGGCACCGTCAAGTTCCTGTTCCAGCCCGCCGAGGAAGACTTGGGCGGCGAGGAGATGAGCGGCGCGCCCATGATGATCCGCGACGGCGCGCTGGAGGGGCTGGACGCCGTGATCGCCCTGCACGTCGACTCGACCGCGCCGCTAGGCGAGATCTCGCTGCGCGGCCAGTACGCCAGCGCCGCCGTAGATAGCTTTAAGGCCTGGATCACCGGCTCGGGCGGGCACGGCGCGTACCCCCACGAGACCACCGACCCGCTGTGGACGCTGGGGCCGGTGATGATGGCGCTGCACGGCATCGTGGCGCGGCGCATCAACCCCATGCAGCCCGCCGTGATGAGCCTGGGCGAGATCCACGGCGGCTCGGCATCCAACGTCATCCCCGGCGAGGTCTACATCCACGGCACGCTGCGCAGCTTCGACGCCCAGGTGCGCGAGCAGCTGCTGGCCGAGGTCGAGCGCGCGCTGGGCGTGGCGCGCGCGCTGGGCTGCGACTACCGCATCGAGGTCGAGCGCGGCTACCCGGCGGGCGCGAACGACCCGCGCGTGAGCGAGTGGATCGCGCAGGTGGCCCGCGACACCCTGGGGCCGGACAGCGTGGACACCACGCGCCTGGGCATGGGGGCCGAGGACTTCGCCTACATGACCCAGGCCGCCCCCGGCGCGATGTTCATGCTGGGCGCGGCCCTGCCCGACGGCGTGCTGCGCGCCCACCACACCGCGATCTTCAATATCGACGAGCGCGCCCTCAGCCACGGCGCGGCCATCCTGGCCGAGACCACGCGCCGCTTCCTAACGGGTGAGGTCAAGCTCTAG